In a genomic window of Anaerolineae bacterium:
- a CDS encoding CdaR family protein — MKLGQSANRIVEEFVHSLGMQGFAMVKGIIAQNARLLQSLNRVVGELINDLGTLVLAVILAFVVWIVAVQQENPLRRQTFPDPIPVTVVGVPSNLSVLNQAVSEVQLVVRAPQRTWESLSTRDFEARVDASGLSEGVHDLPVQVIAKRSGVDIVAVQPGHIQLTLDERVEKMIPVEISVLDAPAFGYDSQTPTVEPAEVKISGARTYVEEVASAVVEISISGAKATVRRDRPVSLRTREGLPTRFVEVAPKSVSVTVPIVQRPGYREAIVLVQLKGQPARGYRVSNIGVEPAVVMLFGDPEAIRQAPGYVETTPVNIEGANADVIERAALLLPENVSSAFGIQSVTVRVSITPLQGGLTVTRVPVVQGLAPGLKARVLLDKVDVFLSGPLPRLEALQPTDVRVILDVSGLEPGIHAVRPVPVLPEGLTVDSVLPETVEVEISEETPPTPVETVPLPTSTPTLTPVSTPGTGR; from the coding sequence GTGAAGCTGGGTCAGTCGGCAAATCGCATCGTGGAAGAGTTCGTGCACAGCCTTGGGATGCAAGGCTTCGCCATGGTAAAGGGTATCATAGCGCAAAACGCTAGATTGCTTCAATCCCTCAACCGAGTGGTGGGGGAGCTAATCAACGACTTGGGGACGCTGGTGCTCGCGGTTATCCTAGCCTTCGTCGTCTGGATTGTGGCCGTACAACAGGAGAACCCGCTGCGCCGGCAAACGTTTCCTGATCCGATCCCAGTCACTGTGGTGGGAGTGCCATCGAACCTAAGCGTCCTCAACCAGGCGGTTAGCGAGGTGCAACTGGTGGTACGGGCTCCCCAGCGCACTTGGGAGAGCCTTTCGACTCGTGACTTCGAAGCCCGCGTGGATGCTAGTGGGCTCTCCGAAGGCGTGCATGATTTACCCGTTCAAGTGATCGCTAAGCGATCAGGCGTGGACATCGTAGCCGTTCAACCTGGACATATCCAGCTCACTCTCGATGAGCGCGTGGAGAAAATGATCCCAGTCGAGATCTCCGTCCTGGATGCTCCAGCCTTTGGCTATGATTCGCAAACACCTACGGTTGAACCTGCTGAGGTCAAGATCTCCGGAGCGCGCACCTACGTCGAGGAGGTGGCGTCAGCAGTGGTGGAGATCTCCATCAGCGGTGCCAAGGCCACCGTGCGGCGGGATCGTCCTGTCTCCTTGCGCACGCGCGAAGGATTGCCCACTCGGTTTGTGGAGGTAGCTCCTAAGTCAGTATCGGTGACCGTGCCGATCGTGCAGCGGCCGGGATATCGCGAGGCAATCGTACTGGTTCAGCTCAAGGGGCAGCCGGCTCGTGGATATCGAGTGAGCAACATCGGTGTAGAGCCTGCTGTAGTGATGCTGTTTGGGGATCCCGAAGCCATCCGGCAGGCACCTGGCTACGTCGAGACGACGCCGGTGAACATCGAGGGGGCGAACGCGGATGTGATTGAACGGGCTGCGTTGTTATTGCCGGAAAACGTCTCCTCGGCTTTTGGGATTCAAAGCGTTACGGTGCGCGTCTCGATCACGCCGCTGCAAGGTGGATTAACGGTGACGCGTGTTCCGGTGGTACAGGGGTTAGCGCCCGGGCTGAAAGCTCGTGTGCTGCTAGACAAAGTGGACGTGTTCCTCTCAGGCCCATTGCCCCGGTTGGAGGCGCTACAGCCGACGGATGTACGCGTGATCTTGGACGTTTCCGGCCTAGAGCCAGGCATCCATGCGGTGCGGCCTGTGCCAGTACTCCCTGAAGGGCTCACGGTGGACAGCGTGCTGCCTGAGACGGTGGAGGTAGAGATCAGCGAGGAGACTCCCCCGACTCCGGTTGAAACAGTACCGTTGCCGACTTCCACTCCAACTCTAACTCCGGTCTCCACTCCGGGCACGGGAAGGTGA
- a CDS encoding M28 family peptidase yields MRKLTNWLYHNRIEIILLLIMLTALSWFGWLSYGLIPPSLLQQIFPTRTPPKTFSGEEALKHALYQCNLGPRPVGSSAHRQLQAYIARELISLGWDVQRQTFTYRNTPVVNLIAAPTHELQPQAPIALIGAHYDTRRRADNDPNHALRSQPVPGANDGASGVAVLLELARSLDLEQVPYRVRLAFFDAEDNGQLDGWDFIVGSTYMAQNLTPETRPALVIVVDMVGDSDQQLYMDRNSDPQLSRQLWQLAAKLGYQQAFIPEFKWSMLDDHTPFARLGIPAVDIIDFDYPYWHTTQDTCDKLSAESLERVGRLVEAFLESAKD; encoded by the coding sequence ATGCGAAAACTAACCAACTGGCTATACCACAACCGAATCGAGATCATACTGCTCCTAATTATGCTGACCGCCCTAAGCTGGTTTGGCTGGCTAAGCTACGGTTTGATCCCACCATCCCTGCTTCAGCAAATCTTCCCCACGCGAACGCCGCCAAAGACATTCAGCGGGGAAGAGGCTTTGAAGCACGCACTTTACCAATGCAACCTAGGCCCCCGGCCCGTGGGGAGCAGCGCTCACCGTCAACTACAAGCATATATCGCCCGTGAACTGATCTCTTTAGGATGGGACGTGCAAAGGCAGACATTCACCTATAGGAACACTCCTGTGGTGAACCTTATCGCCGCGCCAACCCACGAGCTGCAGCCCCAGGCACCCATCGCCTTAATCGGCGCTCACTACGACACCCGACGACGGGCAGATAACGATCCCAATCATGCTCTCCGATCCCAGCCGGTACCAGGAGCTAATGATGGCGCTAGCGGCGTAGCTGTGTTGCTGGAACTAGCCCGCTCCCTGGACTTAGAGCAAGTGCCCTATCGCGTGCGGCTAGCCTTTTTCGATGCCGAGGACAACGGCCAGCTCGACGGCTGGGACTTCATCGTCGGCTCGACCTACATGGCCCAGAACCTGACCCCTGAGACCAGACCAGCGCTAGTAATCGTAGTAGATATGGTGGGAGATTCCGACCAGCAACTCTACATGGACCGCAATTCAGACCCACAGCTGAGCCGCCAGCTCTGGCAGCTAGCGGCGAAACTGGGATATCAACAGGCCTTCATTCCGGAGTTCAAATGGTCTATGCTGGATGACCACACCCCATTTGCCCGGCTTGGCATTCCAGCGGTGGACATTATTGACTTCGACTATCCATACTGGCATACTACCCAAGACACTTGTGACAAGCTAAGCGCCGAAAGCCTTGAGCGCGTCGGCCGCCTTGTCGAGGCTTTCTTGGAAAGCGCTAAAGACTAA
- a CDS encoding glycosyltransferase family 39 protein, producing MAFVCLRQLIKSERAFLVLLCLLALGLRLYRLDGQSLWYDEALSVYYARLPPAKLIRAVAHSDHPPLYFLALAGWIRLLGASEWAVRAFSALGGVLAVPLTYQLGRVTGLRLAGKPAAAIMAVLPFLIWYGQEARPYAWFVAQAALASLLLRRALSAYQRYLWWAYTLAVVVMLYTHVYGAFVLLFHVLYAISRRWLKADASRAQRSAPRCSGYWLVVSFLITGLLFSPWIYVWLGQYQRGATYWHGSFSVPQAAFLFLRAVAVGETALHTVWREAATLVMLALSTWGGVVILRLRGADPLFLLGHLLIIAGLILSVVWFIPKFAPRYLLVITPVLAVIVGVGLWDLWGRSWLRLPLLAVLALWGGVTGHSLARMYFDPEVARPDMRAVAAYIAKHAQPRDAILVVAGYNAPTVEYYNARCLPVYAIPDSLMPIVDRPLRREAVADTLNAIASSHDRVWLVLWQEFWVDPERLVFDQLLSNAPRLAVKEEFHGVSLLLFSLEGRPTFSPHPLVQRVVGVRYGEQVELVGYDLSRGTWARDLRQTALAEGREVILEEARHFHPGETLYLTLYWRALVPVVQDQTAFVQLLSPARRIYGQLDQRLGGDFFPVTQWPVGRVVEQDHPVPVLPGTPPGLYDLIIGVYQSETLARLPLTYAPDSDGGDFWRLGRIEVVPPPLPIPVTDVAVLLTLEGGGLRLVGYTPERTKVAVPDAWRFTLFWQATAPLVSPPALMFRLRATDGRASFVWRSPLAEGRYPPAEWRAGETVRDVQDVFLPGELPAGEYTLEVQWQEDAPWFALPGSIWIAHGGR from the coding sequence TTGGCTTTCGTATGTCTGCGGCAACTTATCAAATCTGAACGCGCCTTCCTTGTGCTGCTTTGTCTGCTGGCGCTGGGGCTACGGCTCTACCGATTGGATGGGCAGAGCCTGTGGTATGACGAGGCGTTGAGCGTATACTACGCGCGCCTACCTCCTGCTAAGCTGATCCGGGCCGTGGCCCACAGCGACCACCCCCCGCTATATTTCCTCGCCCTGGCCGGTTGGATTCGTCTATTGGGTGCATCTGAATGGGCCGTACGCGCTTTTTCAGCGCTGGGGGGCGTGTTAGCTGTCCCTCTGACTTACCAACTTGGGCGGGTGACCGGGCTGCGTCTGGCCGGGAAGCCGGCTGCCGCGATCATGGCCGTCCTTCCGTTCTTGATTTGGTATGGTCAGGAGGCCCGCCCATATGCTTGGTTTGTGGCTCAGGCGGCGCTTGCTAGCCTCTTGTTGCGCCGGGCGCTCTCTGCTTACCAGCGTTACCTTTGGTGGGCGTATACGCTGGCCGTCGTTGTAATGCTGTATACTCACGTCTATGGAGCGTTCGTCCTGCTTTTTCATGTGCTCTACGCCATCAGCAGGAGGTGGTTGAAGGCTGATGCCTCGAGGGCGCAGCGATCAGCCCCGCGCTGCTCTGGCTACTGGCTAGTGGTGAGCTTCCTTATCACTGGCCTGCTCTTTTCTCCCTGGATTTATGTCTGGCTTGGGCAATACCAGCGCGGCGCTACCTATTGGCATGGTTCCTTCAGTGTGCCCCAGGCTGCGTTCCTCTTCCTCCGCGCGGTCGCGGTCGGAGAGACCGCTCTTCATACTGTTTGGCGAGAGGCGGCCACGCTGGTCATGCTGGCTCTGTCGACCTGGGGAGGTGTGGTCATCCTCCGCTTGCGTGGTGCCGATCCTCTTTTCTTGCTGGGGCATCTCCTGATCATCGCTGGGCTAATCCTCAGCGTGGTGTGGTTTATTCCCAAGTTCGCCCCGCGTTATCTTCTAGTGATAACTCCGGTGCTCGCCGTGATCGTGGGTGTCGGCCTCTGGGATCTCTGGGGACGCTCGTGGCTGAGGTTGCCGTTGCTGGCCGTATTGGCGTTATGGGGCGGGGTGACGGGGCATTCGCTAGCGAGGATGTATTTTGACCCTGAAGTAGCCCGCCCGGATATGCGCGCGGTTGCAGCTTATATCGCCAAACATGCTCAGCCCCGTGATGCCATTTTGGTGGTGGCCGGATATAACGCCCCTACCGTCGAGTACTACAATGCGCGGTGTCTGCCGGTCTACGCGATTCCAGACAGCCTAATGCCTATCGTGGATCGTCCGCTTCGCCGCGAGGCAGTGGCTGACACGCTCAACGCCATCGCATCCAGCCACGATCGGGTTTGGTTGGTGCTATGGCAGGAATTCTGGGTGGATCCTGAGCGTCTGGTGTTCGATCAGTTGCTAAGCAACGCTCCCCGTTTAGCGGTCAAGGAGGAATTTCACGGCGTCTCCCTGCTGCTCTTCTCACTGGAAGGACGCCCGACTTTTTCTCCGCATCCACTGGTCCAGCGCGTTGTGGGCGTGCGGTATGGTGAGCAGGTAGAGTTGGTGGGATATGACCTGTCGCGCGGCACTTGGGCGCGTGATCTGCGACAGACTGCCCTGGCGGAGGGCCGAGAGGTGATCCTCGAGGAGGCAAGGCATTTCCATCCTGGCGAGACACTCTATCTGACGTTGTACTGGCGCGCGTTGGTCCCGGTCGTCCAGGATCAGACGGCCTTTGTTCAGCTGCTAAGCCCGGCCCGCCGCATTTATGGCCAGCTTGATCAGCGCCTAGGTGGTGACTTCTTCCCTGTCACCCAATGGCCTGTGGGGCGGGTGGTAGAGCAGGATCATCCTGTGCCCGTGTTGCCGGGGACGCCCCCTGGATTATATGACTTGATCATTGGGGTGTATCAGTCCGAGACGCTGGCCCGCCTGCCGTTGACCTATGCGCCAGATAGCGATGGCGGTGACTTCTGGCGGCTGGGCCGGATCGAGGTCGTCCCACCGCCGTTGCCGATCCCCGTCACAGACGTAGCTGTGCTGCTCACTCTGGAGGGGGGTGGGCTGCGGTTAGTAGGCTATACGCCAGAGCGAACCAAGGTGGCCGTACCTGATGCCTGGCGTTTCACGCTGTTCTGGCAGGCTACCGCTCCTCTTGTGTCACCTCCGGCCCTAATGTTTCGCCTGCGCGCGACCGATGGGCGCGCTTCCTTTGTCTGGCGATCACCGTTGGCCGAAGGGCGCTATCCACCGGCAGAGTGGAGAGCGGGCGAGACGGTGCGTGATGTACAGGATGTATTCTTGCCCGGTGAATTGCCGGCTGGCGAGTACACCTTGGAGGTGCAGTGGCAGGAGGATGCCCCCTGGTTCGCGCTTCCCGGTAGTATATGGATTGCGCACGGCGGGAGATGA
- the hflX gene encoding GTPase HflX yields the protein MEIADHPTLWPLEDSLEELAQLARTAGVEVVGREMQRLERPNPATLIGAGKVEELIARRAELGADLIIFDEELSPRQQRELERAFGDDVKIVDRTALILDIFARHARTREGALQVELAQYEYRLPRLTRAWTHLARQAGGAAGRGGIGGVGLRGPGETQLEVDRREIKRRIAQLRRELEEVRKHRQLHRRQRRRAGLPVVAIVGYTNAGKSTLLNALSGANVLAADQLFATLDPTTRRVELPGGRQVLFTDTVGFIQKLPTQLIAAFRATLEEVTEADALVHIVDITHKRALEQAATVEEILDDLGAAHKPTILALNKVDRIADPTALAEIAQDFPGAVLISAQQGSGLDMLLERVEQALRRGMIPVRVLLPYSEAELLHQLHEWGSVDSEKHTSKGTLIEGRVPISLAERLEAYQVD from the coding sequence GTGGAGATCGCCGACCATCCGACGCTATGGCCGTTGGAGGACTCACTGGAGGAGCTGGCGCAACTGGCCCGCACAGCCGGCGTGGAGGTGGTAGGGCGAGAGATGCAGCGATTGGAACGCCCCAATCCAGCCACGCTGATCGGCGCCGGCAAAGTGGAGGAGCTGATCGCGCGACGCGCCGAATTAGGCGCCGACCTGATCATCTTCGATGAAGAGCTCTCGCCGCGACAGCAACGGGAACTGGAACGAGCATTCGGTGATGACGTGAAGATCGTAGACCGAACGGCGCTAATTCTAGATATCTTCGCCCGCCACGCGCGCACACGGGAAGGAGCGCTTCAGGTCGAGCTGGCCCAATACGAATATCGACTACCACGCCTGACGCGCGCCTGGACCCATCTAGCCCGGCAGGCTGGTGGCGCAGCTGGACGCGGTGGCATCGGCGGGGTGGGACTGCGCGGCCCTGGCGAGACTCAACTGGAAGTGGACCGCCGCGAGATCAAACGGCGCATCGCTCAGCTCCGCCGCGAGCTGGAGGAAGTACGAAAACATCGCCAGTTACACCGACGGCAACGACGGCGGGCCGGCCTGCCCGTGGTGGCGATCGTCGGCTACACCAACGCCGGCAAATCCACACTCCTCAACGCGCTCTCCGGCGCTAACGTCCTCGCCGCCGATCAACTTTTCGCTACCCTCGACCCCACGACACGCCGGGTGGAGCTACCCGGAGGCCGACAAGTGCTCTTCACCGACACCGTGGGCTTCATCCAAAAGCTTCCCACACAGCTGATCGCCGCCTTCCGCGCTACCCTAGAAGAGGTAACGGAGGCCGACGCACTTGTGCATATAGTTGACATAACACACAAGAGGGCGCTCGAGCAGGCAGCTACTGTAGAAGAGATCCTGGACGACTTAGGAGCAGCCCATAAACCAACGATCCTAGCCCTCAACAAGGTTGACCGGATAGCCGATCCCACCGCACTTGCTGAGATCGCCCAGGATTTCCCAGGAGCCGTCCTTATCTCTGCGCAGCAGGGGAGCGGGTTAGACATGTTGCTAGAGCGAGTGGAACAGGCTCTGCGCCGTGGCATGATCCCCGTACGCGTGTTACTGCCGTACAGCGAGGCTGAACTCCTGCACCAGCTCCACGAGTGGGGCAGCGTAGATAGCGAAAAGCATACCAGCAAAGGTACGCTGATTGAAGGCCGAGTCCCCATCTCCCTAGCCGAACGGCTAGAAGCATACCAGGTAGACTAG
- the der gene encoding ribosome biogenesis GTPase Der, which produces MKPVVALVGRPNVGKSTLFNRIIGERRAIVEDIPGTTRDRLYAQAEWAGVPFILVDTGGLEIEVGRRSDRDSVAPLSVASADYVPAIRQQVRIAIEEADVVIFLVDAQEGLTPADQDVADLLRATHKPIILAVNKADNPSQEIAAVEFWALGLGEPHPISALHGRGIGDLLDAAVGRFPRQVEDAEGDAIRIAIVGRPNVGKSSLLNALLGQERAIVSEIPGTTRDAIDTELIWEGQRIILVDTAGIRRRGRIERGLEYYSVLRALRAIERADVVLLLVDAAEGVTAQDTHVAGHIVAEYKSVVVVVNKWDLVKKDAHTMDQYMHSVREALNFMDYAPVLFISAKTRQRVDQVIPTALRVYSERRQRVSTAELNRILQEAITAHPPPTKGKPLRFYYATQVGIEPPTFVFFVNDRELIHFSYERYLENVIRTHRLFEGTPIRLQFHDHSRLKRRQQRSISSVSERDADG; this is translated from the coding sequence ATGAAACCTGTGGTAGCCCTCGTAGGGCGCCCGAACGTGGGTAAGTCCACTTTGTTCAACCGTATCATCGGCGAACGTCGGGCCATTGTCGAGGATATCCCAGGGACAACGCGCGATCGGCTGTACGCCCAAGCTGAGTGGGCAGGTGTCCCTTTCATCCTGGTGGACACTGGCGGCCTGGAAATCGAAGTCGGAAGGCGTTCCGACAGAGATTCCGTTGCGCCGTTGTCAGTGGCCTCGGCAGATTATGTGCCGGCCATTCGCCAGCAGGTTCGTATAGCCATTGAAGAGGCCGATGTAGTCATCTTTCTGGTGGACGCTCAAGAGGGGCTCACTCCAGCTGATCAAGATGTGGCAGACCTTTTGCGTGCTACACACAAGCCGATAATACTAGCTGTCAACAAGGCTGATAACCCCTCGCAAGAGATAGCTGCCGTCGAGTTCTGGGCGCTTGGTTTGGGTGAGCCGCACCCGATCTCAGCCCTCCATGGGCGCGGCATTGGGGATCTTTTGGACGCCGCTGTGGGGCGTTTCCCGAGACAGGTTGAGGATGCGGAAGGCGATGCTATTCGTATAGCAATTGTAGGGAGACCCAATGTGGGAAAGTCCTCGTTATTGAACGCGCTGTTGGGCCAGGAGCGAGCCATCGTCAGCGAGATCCCTGGCACTACACGAGATGCCATCGATACAGAGCTGATATGGGAAGGACAGCGCATCATCCTGGTTGATACAGCCGGCATCCGGCGTCGAGGGCGCATCGAACGTGGGTTGGAATACTACTCGGTGCTGCGGGCGCTGCGCGCCATCGAGCGGGCTGATGTTGTACTGTTGCTGGTAGATGCTGCTGAGGGAGTGACCGCCCAGGACACTCACGTGGCCGGCCATATAGTGGCAGAATATAAGAGCGTGGTGGTGGTGGTAAACAAATGGGATCTGGTCAAGAAAGATGCACATACGATGGATCAATACATGCATTCAGTGCGTGAAGCGCTCAACTTTATGGATTACGCGCCGGTGCTGTTCATTTCCGCCAAAACCCGCCAGAGGGTGGATCAGGTGATCCCCACAGCGCTGCGCGTCTATAGTGAGCGACGGCAACGCGTCTCTACGGCAGAGCTGAACCGCATCCTCCAGGAAGCGATTACGGCGCATCCACCACCTACCAAGGGGAAACCATTGCGATTTTACTATGCAACACAGGTGGGAATTGAACCGCCGACATTTGTGTTCTTCGTGAACGATCGGGAGCTCATTCACTTCTCATACGAGCGTTATCTAGAAAATGTGATTCGGACGCACCGTCTGTTTGAGGGCACGCCGATTCGGCTGCAGTTTCATGACCATAGCCGGCTTAAGCGGCGGCAGCAGCGTTCTATATCTTCTGTGTCTGAGAGGGATGCGGATGGCTAG
- a CDS encoding LL-diaminopimelate aminotransferase — MRPAQRMSALPPYVFAKLSAKVNELLSQGADVIRLDIGSPDLPPAPHIIEAMERAIRNPGKHGYPGFHGTPAFRQAVADYYASRFHVKLDPTREIVGLLGSKEGIANMALAWLDPGDLALVPDPGYPTYTAGTRLAGATIYPLPLLEEHDFLPNLRAIPADVADRARLMWLNYPNNPTGAVASLEFLAEAVDFCRQHDILLCFDAPYCDICFDGYAAPSILQIPGAKEVAIEFNSLSKSYNMAGWRVGMAVGNPIAVEALARVKTNIDSGIFLAIQEAAIAALTGDQSWLKERNAIYQERRDLIIHTLNEIGMGAAVPQAGLYVWSRIPAGYTSAEVTERLLEEAHVSVTPGTAFGSHGEGYLRLSLGASTDRVREAMERIRQLRF, encoded by the coding sequence ATGCGACCTGCCCAACGAATGAGCGCGCTACCGCCCTACGTGTTCGCCAAGCTTAGCGCCAAGGTGAACGAGCTCCTGAGCCAGGGCGCGGATGTGATCCGACTGGATATTGGCAGCCCTGACCTTCCTCCTGCCCCGCACATCATCGAGGCCATGGAGCGCGCCATACGTAATCCCGGCAAACATGGTTACCCCGGATTTCACGGCACGCCAGCCTTCCGCCAGGCCGTGGCCGACTATTATGCCTCCCGATTCCATGTGAAGTTGGATCCTACACGGGAGATCGTCGGCCTGCTTGGCTCTAAAGAGGGAATCGCCAACATGGCACTGGCCTGGCTGGATCCAGGCGACCTAGCCTTGGTCCCCGACCCAGGCTATCCCACCTACACCGCAGGAACACGCCTGGCTGGAGCAACCATCTACCCCCTGCCTTTGCTGGAGGAGCACGACTTTTTGCCCAACCTGCGAGCAATTCCAGCCGATGTGGCTGACCGCGCCCGATTGATGTGGCTCAACTATCCCAACAATCCAACCGGAGCTGTGGCCTCCCTCGAGTTCCTGGCCGAAGCTGTGGATTTCTGCCGACAACACGACATCTTGCTCTGTTTCGATGCGCCATACTGCGACATCTGCTTCGACGGCTATGCGGCTCCCTCGATCCTTCAAATCCCTGGAGCTAAGGAGGTGGCCATCGAGTTCAACTCCCTGTCCAAATCGTACAACATGGCCGGCTGGCGGGTGGGTATGGCCGTGGGCAATCCCATCGCGGTCGAGGCACTGGCCCGCGTGAAGACGAACATCGACTCCGGCATCTTCCTGGCAATCCAAGAGGCTGCCATCGCTGCGCTCACTGGCGATCAAAGCTGGTTAAAGGAGCGCAACGCCATCTACCAAGAGCGGCGCGACCTCATCATCCATACGTTGAACGAGATCGGTATGGGCGCAGCTGTCCCGCAGGCTGGCCTCTACGTCTGGTCTCGTATCCCGGCCGGCTACACCTCTGCCGAGGTCACCGAGCGTCTACTAGAGGAAGCGCACGTCTCTGTAACGCCTGGCACTGCATTCGGTTCCCACGGCGAGGGATACCTACGTCTCTCCCTCGGCGCATCTACCGACCGGGTGCGCGAGGCCATGGAACGTATCCGACAGCTCAGATTCTGA
- a CDS encoding ABC transporter permease, translating into MPRQPESSKERVREGSPWTGLWAVVAKEMADHLTSARMRILEVLIVLTAAGTIYVALQEIRTTVGQDPFLFLRLFTTARDPLPAFVGFLGFLVPLIAIALAFDAVNGEFNRRTLSRVLAQPIYRDALLLGKFLAGLFTLALVLAAIWLLIMGLGVIGLGLPPGGEDVARSLSFLLATIFYGGIWLALALLFSTVFRQPATAALASIAVWLFFIAFWEMIASMLAQVLRPVQFGFPQEVLAQAQLELALTRLSPNTLYAETTLALLHPTVRSLGLVLPFQLHGAVLGTPLPLSQSLLLVWPHLTGLVAATILLFALGYVLFQRQEIRA; encoded by the coding sequence ATGCCGAGGCAGCCTGAGTCATCCAAAGAACGCGTGCGAGAGGGTTCGCCTTGGACCGGCCTTTGGGCTGTCGTGGCTAAGGAGATGGCGGATCACCTCACAAGCGCTCGGATGCGCATCCTGGAGGTGCTGATCGTCTTGACAGCGGCCGGGACGATCTACGTGGCGCTTCAGGAGATTCGGACTACGGTCGGCCAGGACCCGTTCCTATTTCTTCGGCTCTTCACCACTGCGCGCGACCCGTTACCTGCGTTCGTGGGCTTTCTGGGCTTTCTAGTGCCGTTGATCGCCATCGCGCTGGCGTTTGACGCGGTGAATGGCGAGTTCAATCGGCGGACGCTTTCCAGGGTCTTGGCGCAGCCTATCTACCGCGACGCGCTGCTCTTGGGGAAGTTTCTCGCGGGCCTTTTCACGCTGGCATTAGTGCTGGCGGCTATCTGGCTGCTGATCATGGGCCTGGGGGTCATCGGGCTGGGGCTTCCGCCAGGCGGTGAGGATGTAGCGCGTAGCCTGTCGTTTCTGCTAGCTACGATCTTCTACGGTGGCATCTGGCTGGCCTTGGCGCTTTTGTTCTCGACTGTGTTTCGCCAACCCGCCACAGCGGCCTTGGCCTCCATTGCCGTCTGGCTTTTCTTCATCGCCTTCTGGGAGATGATTGCCAGTATGCTGGCCCAGGTCCTGCGGCCAGTCCAATTCGGCTTTCCACAGGAGGTGTTGGCTCAAGCACAGCTTGAGCTGGCGCTCACTCGCTTATCGCCTAATACGCTCTATGCGGAGACGACGCTGGCGCTCTTGCATCCGACGGTCCGCTCTCTGGGCCTGGTGTTGCCGTTCCAGCTCCATGGGGCAGTCCTGGGCACGCCACTGCCGCTGAGCCAGAGCTTGCTGCTCGTCTGGCCTCATCTGACAGGGCTGGTCGCTGCCACGATCCTGCTGTTTGCATTAGGCTACGTGCTCTTCCAGCGGCAGGAAATCCGAGCGTGA
- the cdaA gene encoding diadenylate cyclase CdaA has product MIDIFGILSRFNWQSALDVALVASVFYALLRLFRRTQAVSLLRGVLLVLLIVSFLSSVLTLTAFEWLVRNSLPAILVSLPVIFQPELRQALERMGRGSMLFRWKERASAAERVTRCVVSAALELSEHRHGALIVLEGDTGLQDYVETGVPVDGLISTQLLLTIFFPNSALHDGAVIVRGDRVVAAGCVLPLSSRLSVGMPYGTRHRAALGITEQSDALAVVVSEETGIISVARNGRMVRRLDEKRLSRIIETFYRPEGSGGLF; this is encoded by the coding sequence TTGATTGATATCTTCGGCATCCTGAGCCGATTTAACTGGCAGAGTGCTCTGGATGTAGCCCTAGTTGCGTCAGTTTTTTATGCGTTACTGCGGCTGTTTCGACGCACTCAGGCTGTTTCTCTACTGCGCGGCGTTCTTTTGGTCTTGTTGATCGTCTCCTTTCTCTCCAGCGTGCTGACACTGACTGCGTTTGAGTGGCTGGTGCGCAATTCGTTGCCAGCTATCCTAGTGTCGTTGCCGGTGATCTTCCAGCCGGAACTGCGGCAAGCGCTAGAACGCATGGGGCGTGGCAGCATGTTATTTCGATGGAAGGAGCGCGCGTCCGCCGCGGAGCGGGTGACCCGATGTGTGGTTTCGGCCGCGCTTGAGCTATCTGAACATCGTCATGGCGCCCTAATCGTACTGGAGGGGGACACCGGATTGCAGGATTATGTGGAGACAGGAGTCCCTGTAGATGGGCTGATCTCAACGCAGTTGTTGTTGACGATCTTCTTCCCCAACTCTGCCCTCCATGATGGCGCGGTGATCGTGCGTGGGGACCGAGTGGTGGCTGCCGGGTGCGTGTTACCGCTGTCCAGCCGCCTCAGTGTAGGGATGCCCTACGGTACTCGTCATCGAGCCGCGCTGGGGATCACCGAGCAGAGCGATGCCCTGGCAGTCGTCGTATCGGAGGAGACGGGGATCATCTCGGTCGCGCGCAACGGCCGTATGGTCCGCCGCCTGGATGAAAAGCGCTTGTCGCGCATCATCGAAACGTTTTACCGGCCGGAAGGATCAGGAGGGCTTTTCTAG